Proteins encoded together in one Deinococcus hopiensis KR-140 window:
- a CDS encoding B12-binding domain-containing radical SAM protein, translating to MSYWRTDIKPLLDAETGTLFKQAPIRVTLGFPNRYSVGMASLGYQVIYRMFNLEEGVACERAFLPDDVDAFERTGQALPTVESGRAAGDCELFALSVSFELDLTNIIRMLDVAGMRPLREERSDSDPVVMIGGPFTSSNPYPLTPFADVIVIGDGEQIVPVVSEALRESSTREEFYDLVDGMPGIFLPARHVHEPTWATAPKELLPAYSQIVTPHSELSNMFLVEAQRGCPRPCTFCLARTMYGPNRNNQAQELLDVIPDWVEKVGLVGAALSDFPHTKYVGRTLTDRGIKLGVSSIRADTVDAELAEILKAGGLRTFTVASDAPSERLRRWLKKGITTEDLLKTAHISRDLGFKGIKVYMMIGLGPENDDDITELISFTKELAQINRVALGISPFVPKRHTPHFADPFAGVQTIERRLKRIQKELRTTAELRNVSAKWAWVESVVARGGPEVGMAAYKIYRNESIGAWKKALDEVGWRDEFEINTPAISLPPGQYEAREVSAHAEGLAV from the coding sequence TTGAGTTACTGGCGCACCGATATCAAGCCTCTGCTGGACGCGGAAACAGGCACCCTGTTCAAACAGGCCCCCATCCGCGTCACGCTGGGCTTTCCCAACCGCTACTCCGTGGGCATGGCGTCCCTGGGGTATCAGGTCATCTACCGCATGTTCAACCTCGAAGAGGGCGTCGCCTGCGAGCGGGCCTTCCTGCCCGACGATGTGGACGCCTTTGAACGTACCGGTCAGGCCCTCCCCACCGTCGAATCGGGCCGCGCAGCGGGCGACTGTGAACTGTTCGCCCTCAGCGTGTCTTTCGAGCTGGACCTCACCAACATCATCCGCATGCTGGACGTGGCCGGAATGCGGCCTCTGCGTGAGGAACGCAGCGACAGCGATCCCGTCGTGATGATCGGCGGGCCGTTCACGTCGTCGAACCCCTATCCGCTGACGCCCTTTGCCGACGTGATCGTGATCGGCGACGGCGAGCAGATCGTGCCCGTGGTGTCGGAGGCCCTGCGCGAGTCCAGCACCCGCGAGGAGTTCTACGACCTTGTGGACGGGATGCCCGGCATCTTTCTGCCTGCCCGCCACGTCCACGAGCCCACCTGGGCCACCGCGCCCAAGGAACTGCTGCCCGCGTACTCGCAGATCGTCACGCCCCACTCGGAACTGTCCAACATGTTCTTGGTGGAGGCCCAGCGCGGTTGCCCCCGCCCCTGCACCTTCTGCCTTGCGCGGACCATGTACGGCCCCAACCGCAACAACCAGGCGCAGGAACTGCTCGACGTGATTCCAGACTGGGTGGAAAAGGTGGGCCTGGTGGGCGCGGCCCTGTCCGACTTCCCGCACACCAAGTACGTGGGGCGCACCCTCACGGACCGGGGCATCAAGCTCGGTGTGAGCAGCATCCGTGCCGACACGGTGGACGCCGAGCTCGCCGAGATTCTCAAGGCGGGCGGCCTGCGAACCTTTACGGTGGCCTCGGACGCGCCGAGCGAGAGGTTGCGCCGCTGGTTGAAAAAGGGCATCACGACCGAAGACCTGCTCAAGACCGCGCACATCAGCCGTGACCTCGGCTTCAAGGGCATCAAGGTCTACATGATGATCGGCCTCGGGCCGGAGAACGACGACGACATCACCGAGCTGATCTCCTTTACCAAGGAACTGGCGCAGATCAACCGCGTCGCCCTGGGCATCAGCCCCTTCGTACCCAAGCGGCACACGCCGCATTTCGCGGACCCCTTTGCGGGGGTGCAGACCATCGAGCGCCGCCTCAAGCGCATCCAGAAGGAGCTGCGGACCACCGCCGAACTCCGCAACGTGTCTGCCAAGTGGGCCTGGGTGGAAAGCGTGGTGGCGCGCGGCGGCCCCGAAGTGGGCATGGCCGCCTACAAGATCTACCGCAACGAGAGCATCGGCGCTTGGAAAAAGGCGCTGGACGAGGTGGGCTGGCGTGACGAGTTCGAGATCAACACGCCCGCCATCAGCCTGCCGCCCGGGCAGTACGAGGCGCGGGAGGTCAGCGCCCACGCCGAGGGGCTGGCGGTCTAG